The DNA segment GGCATCCTGGTGAAGGCCCTTTTTTTATGGCATCGATAAATTTATTTAGATTTTCTTCTTCAGCAATTGCGTGAATTTCAACAGAACCATCGTCTAAATTTTTCACAGTTCCACTAACATCATATTTGTAAGCGACATGTTTTGTTGTGTAACGAAATCCGACTCCTTGTACAAATCCAGTTACTCTTAAAATCGCTGTATCCCTAGCCATGACGAAACCAACTCCTTTTATTTTTCCTTACTACTAGTGTATCTTTTTTTGACAATACTTTCAAAAATTTGCATTCCAGTAATTCAACAAACCTTATGCTATAATATGAGTATTATATTTAGTGTAGGGAGTTTTTTGATATGACAAAATGGAATGTCTATCTAACCAAAGGAGAATATGAGCCTTGGTGGTTTTTCGAGGAATGGGAAACTTCAATTCAAGCTGATTACTTTTTTGCAGAAAAAGAGGCAGCTTTTGCGAAATACCAAGAATTAGCAGAAGAATTAATGCAAAATTATCCTAACCATCAAACAAAAAAAGATTGTTTGTTAGCGGCTTGGAACGAAGAAGAAGTGGAATATTGCGAGGATTGTGAAGATGATATTCAAACTTTTCATGGACTTATTTTATTTTTAAACGGGGAAGTATATCAACCGACACCTGAAGAAAAAGAAACCATTTTTAAACATGTGTTAACTTTTTCTTAAGACGATATAGAAATTAGCGATTTTTTGGAGGATTACTACATGCAGAAGAATGATGACTTATTAAGAGAACGACGGAAAGATGAACATGTTGCTCTTGGAGTGAAACAAAATGAACAATTAGCGCCATCTAGTTTAGATGATATTCAGCTGATTGGGACTTCTATTCCGCGTTATAATGTGAAAGATATTGATTTGACTACGACCATTTTTGGCGTAAATGTTTCTCTTCCATTTTATATTAATGCGATGACAGGGGGAAGTCGACATACGAAGAAAATCAACGCCGACCTTGCTGAAATAGCGCGCGAAGTAGCTATCCCGATGGCCGTCGGTTCTCAGTCTGCAGCTCTAAAAAACAGTTCCCTTATGGATACATACCAAATTGTTAGAGAAGTGAACCCAAGTGGTATAATTATGGCCAATGTTAGTCCTGAAGTGGCTGTTCAAGACGGACTTCGTGCGATTGAAATGTTAGAAGCAAATGCACTGCAGATTCATATTAATCCGGCACAAGAATTAGTTATGCAAGAAGGCGACCGCTCTTTTAGTCATTGGTTAGCAAGAATAGAGGAGTATGTAAAACGCTCACCAGTACCAATTATTGTAAAAGAAGTTGGCTTTGGAATGACGAGAGAGACTGTAAAGACACTAAGAGAAGTTGGGGTCGAAACAGTAGATTTGGCTGGAAAAGGCGGAACCAATTTTGCTCAAATTGAAAACGATCGTCGCCGCGACCAAGCTTATGATTTTTTACTCGATTGGGGTATTTCAACGGGGCAATCATTAATAGATATGCAACACATAGATGCTCCTAAGATTGCTTATTTAGCATCTGGAGGCATTAGAAATCCGCTAGACATTGTCAAATCTTTGGCGCTCGGAGCGGATAGTGTTGGCATGGCCGGACAAATTATTTATTCATTAAAAAAAGATGGCGTATCAAATACCATCGAAAAACTTGAACTATGGAAAGAACAACTACGTGGCTTATTCGTCCTTGCTGATGCAAAAAATATTGCCGAATTAAAAGAAACTTCTTTAATTGTAAACGGGAAACTTGCTGAGTGGGGAAATGTAAGAGGAATTGATTTGGTACAACTTGCGAATAGAAAATAAAAACCAGCTGCTATGAAGTGCATTCCCAAACTTAGACCAAAAATCTAACTTTGAGGGCGCACTTCACTTTTTAGCAAAGCTGGTTTTTTATTTATTGAACCATTTCTGGTGAAGTTTCACTAATTGCTTGAAGGCGTTCAGTAAATTCTTCTTTAGATAGTTCTTTTGTATAAAGATTTGCTGGGTGCACACGACACTCATGTGAACAGCTACGCAAATACTTTTCTTCATTTTCGATAGAAGCCAAGATTTGCTTATTACAATATGGGTTCGCGCAATTGATATAACGTTCGCATGGCGTACCATCGAAGTAATCTTTTCCAACAATAGTAGGATTTACTTGGTTAATTGGCACAGCGATTCTTTCATCAAAAACATACATTTGGCCGTCCCAGAGCTCACCCTTAGTTTCTTCGTTTTTGCCGTATGTTGCAATTCCTCCGTGAAGTTGACTTACATCTTCAAAGCCAGCAGTTTTTAACCAGCCGGAAAATTTTTCACAGCGAATCCCACCAGTACAATAAGTGACGATTTTTTTGTCAGCTAGTTGATCACGATTCTCTTCAATCCAGCCAGGTAATTCACGGAAGTTTTGAATATCCGGACGAACTGCCCCGCGGAAATGACCAATATCAAATTCATAATCGTTTCGAGCATCTAAAATCACCGTGTCTTCATCCAAAAGTGCCTCACGAAACTCAGTTGGTTCTAAATAAGTTCCAGTAACTTCTAGTGGATTTACATCTTCTTCTAAACTTAAGCTAACAATTTCAGCACGAGGTCTGACATGCATTTTTTTAAAAGCATGAGAGTCAGCCGCGTCAATTTTAAATACCATATCAGCGAAGCGAGCGTCATTTGCCATATAATCCATATATTTGTTTGTTGCTTCTACTGTTCCCGAAACGGTGCCGTTAATCCCCTCAGATGCCACCAAAATTCGGCCTTTTAATTCCATTTCTTTGCAAGCTGCAAGATGCTCTTTTGCAAAAGTTTCTGGATCATCAATCGTTGTGTATTTGTAATATAACAACACTTGATAGTCACTCATAATCTTATCACCCTTCAAAATGTATTTCATGTGCGAGAGAATTCTCCACAAGTTTGCGCATTAATACTATACTATAGCAACTGAAGACTGGCAAGTAGGCGAACTGTAAAATAAATGCTTCTTATTATTAACTATATGTACAAGTACAAAACAGCTATGGTATACTTATTAAATATGAAGTGAAAATTTTGTTGGTGAAAACAGATCTTGTTTTCATCGCCTAAAATAAAGAATGAAGTAAGGAATGGGCGTGAGCTATGTGCAAATAAATGAATCGTTTATGGAAGAACTAGCTTTGAAAAAAGTAAAACAAGAACGTAGGAAAAGATTGAAATGGTTTGTCTATAAATTTTTAATGATTACCTTTGGTGCAATTCTAATGGGGGTTGGATTGGAACTTTTCCTAGTTAATAACCGAATTTTAGATGGTGGAGTTGTTGGTATTTCCATTATTATTTCCCAATTAACGCCGTTACCACTTGGGGTTTTAACTTTTGTTCTTAATATTCCTTTTTTCATTATTGGTTACCGGAAAATCGGAAAAGTTTTTGCGCTATTTACTTTATACGGTATTGCAGTTATGTCGATTGTCACCCTGGTTTTACATGATATGAAACCGGTGACTGATGACTTGTTACTTGCCACTGTATTTGGTGGAATGACGCTTGGACTTGGAGTCGGTCTTGTTATTCGAAACGGTGGAGCGCTTGATGGGACAGAAATTATTTCTATTATTATCAACGGGCGTACACCATTTTCAACAGGACAAATAATTATGTTTATTAATATTGTGATTTTTATCGTAGCAGGTCTTGTGTTTAACTGGGACCGGGCAATGTATTCCTTGATTACATATTTCCTAGCGTATAAAGTGATTGATATTGTTATTCAAGGTGTAGATGAATCGAAAAGTGCTTTTATTATCAGTCGATATTACGAGGAAATTGGTGCAGAAATTATGGAACAGCTTGGAAAAGGTGTAACATACTTAGATGCAACTGGTGGATATTCTGGCGATGTAAGAAAAGTAGTTTTCGTTATCGTCTCTAGATTTGAAGAAGTAAAAGTGAAAGCTATTTTGGATGAGATTGATCCAGATGCCTTTTTGGCCGTCGGAGGAAGTATGTCCGAGGTTCGCGGTGGAAAGCTGATGAACACAAAAACACCACACCTATAACAAAGCTGAAACCATATGTCTCTTACTGGAGATATGTGGTTTTTTTGACGAAAGGAAACATTTGTTTGTATAATAGGGCTATAGTATGAGCTACAGAATGAATAGATGTGCTATAATGAAACAAGCAAAAAAAGGAATAGGTGGGACTTGAAATGGCGACACAAAAGAAAAAAACGACTGGACGAAAGAAAACGTCCACACGTTCAAAAAAGAAAAAATCTGCTTCTTTTCGTATAGAGATAACAGGTATAGTGCTCATTGCAATAGGGCTTATCGGAATATTACAATTAGGTTTTATCGGTCGAGGTTTTTTTGCTCTGGCTGAAATGTTTGTTGGTCTTCTAAGCTATGTTTTACTTGCAGGAATAGTTATACTTGGTGGTTATATGGTTATTAGAAGGAAGATGCCTCGCCTTTTTAGCAAACGATTAGTAGGTATTTATCTGATTGTTTTAGGCTTTTTAACATATATACATATGTATTTTATTATTCATCATTTAGGGGCAAATGCGCCTGTTGTTTCCAGTACATGGAAATTAGTACTAGAAAATTTATTTAGACCAAATCAAGTGAGTTTTGTTGGCGCGGGGATGATTGGTGCCGCTATTACTTCGGTCACGTATTTCTTGCTGGACCGCCTTGGGACAAATATTATAGCTATTCTTTTAATTATTTATGGTTTTTCACTTGTATCCGGCGTTTCTATTCGTCAATTTTTCTCAAAAATAACAGAGTTTGTTCGTTACTTATTTTCAAAAGGTAAAGCAGCAACAGAAAAAGGTAAAGAAGTAAAAGCAAAACGAGATAAAAAGAAAGCTGAAAAAGCGGTTGATGTAGAGCCAGACGAAGTAATTGAGGTAGTCCAACCACTAACATCTATCAAAGAAGAAAAAACGCCACCAATTATTTCGAATTTTAGTTCCAAAGTAGAACAAGAGAAAGCACCTTTGGAAGAAAACGTAGATGTGAAAGAAAAAGAACTAGAAATGTTCCAACAAGAATCCTTTGAAAATGAAATTTATCAATTACCACCAGTAGATATTTTAGCACCAGCCAAAGTTACGGACCAAAGTAAAGAATATGACCAAATCAAAGTCAATGCAAAAAAATTAGAAGATACTTTTGAAAGCTTTGGAGTAAAAGCGAAAATTACACAAGTACATCTAGGACCGGCAGTGACAAAATATGAAGTGCAGCCATCTGTAGGTGTCAAAGTAAGTAAAATTGTTTCATTAAGTGATGATATTGCTCTTGCTTTAGCTGCAAAGGACATTCGTATTGAAGCGCCGATTCCAGGTAAATCTGCTATTGGTATTGAAGTAGCCAACCAGAATGTAGCAATGGTTTCTTTACGTGAGGTGTTAGAAAATAATCCAAAAAACAATCCGGATGAAAAATTACAAATTGCGCTCGGTCGAGATATTTCTGGCGAGGCAATGATGGCCAACCTCGACAAAATGCCCCATCTGCTTGTAGCGGGAGCGACTGGTAGTGGGAAATCCGTTTGTATTAATGGCATCATTACGAGCATTTTGCTTCGTGCTAAACCACATGAAGTAAAAATGATGATGATAGATCCTAAAATGGTAGAGTTAAACGTGTATAATGGTATTCCGCATTTACTTGCACCAGTTGTCACTAATCCTAAAAAAGCCGCTCAAGCTTTGCAAAAAGTAGTTGCTGAAATGGAGCGCCGTTATGATTTGTTTTCACATACAGGTACGCGAAATATGCAAGGCTATAATGATTATGTAAAAAAACAAAATGAGCTTAACGAAGAAAAACAACCAGAATTACCGTTTATTGTAGTAATTGTGGATGAATTAGCAGATTTAATGATGGTTGCTTCAAATGATGTAGAAGATGCTATTACACGACTTGCACAAATGGCTCGTGCAGCTGGAATACATTTAATTATTGCAACTCAACGACCATCTGTGGATGTAATTACAGGAGTTATTAAAGCAAATATTCCATCTCGAATCGCTTTTGCTGTATCTAGTTCTATTGATTCAAGGACTATTTTAGATATGGGCGGGGCGGAAAAACTATTAGGTCGGGGAGATATGTTACTTCTTCCTGTTGGATCTAGCAAGCCAACTCGCATCCAAGGTGCCTTTTTATCCGATGCTGAAGTGGAGGATGTTGTTAATTATGTTATCTCACAACAAAAGGCGCAGTATGTGGAAGAAATGATACCTGATGATATTCCTGAGGTGGAAGGCGAAGTTACCGATGAACTTTATCATGAAGCTGTGGAGCTTGTTGTAGAAATGCAAACAGCCTCTGTATCCATGTTGCAAAGAAAATTCCGGATTGGCTATAACCGGGCAGCAAGATTAATTGATGAAATGGAGCAAAGAGGCGTCGTCGGACCTCATGAAGGTAGCAAACCAAGACGTGTAAATGTGGAAATCACACCGGATAATGAATAAATGAAAAAGGTTGCGACTTTATGCGCAACCTTTTTTTAAGATAATAAATCTCGTTTTTGGGCTTCGATTTCTTTTTTGCTTGAGGCGTATTTTCCTTGAGTTCGCTCGAGGAGTTCATCAAAAAATGCAGGTAATTCTCTTTGACTAAGTTCGACTCCTTCAGCAGTAATACCGCCTTTAGTAGCAACTCGCTCAATTAAGCCATTAAAAGTATAATCAGCTTCAACTAAAAGTTTAGAAGTACCAGCTAATGAAAAATTAATCATTTGAAAGACTTCAGCATCAGATAAAGTAGATCGACGTAGTGTGGCTTCTACAAATTGTTCGAATATAGCAGCAATAATACCAGGAGAAGAGCTTGTTAAATCACTTGCAATATCCATATTTTCTTCTCGGATAGTCATCACATGACCAAAATGTTCAAATGCAGATTCTAACCAGTTAGTGTTAGAACGAGAAACCGTGTCAGCATGAGCAATCAAAGTTGTACCCACACCAACACTTGTTGTGATAGAAGGTATTAATTTACTAACTTGTAATTGAGGTGAAATATCTAATATGTCAACGGTACTTACACCAGCTGCAATAGAAATCACATGACGCTCAGGAGTTAAAACAGAAGCGCAATCTTGGATGAGCGGCAACACAGCAAGAGGTAATTTACAAATAAAACTATGTTCTGCTTTGGTAAAAACCTCTGCTTCATTAGCAGCTAATTGCGTAGTAGGATATTTAGCATAAAACGCTTTAAAATGTTTATTTTCGGAGCTGGAATAAAGGATGATTTCCTCTGGAGTAGCCGTTTTTGTTTCAATCATTTTAGATGCAATTAAAGTCGCCATACTTCCAAAACCAATAAAACCTATTTTTGTCATTTTCATCCCGCCTTTCATCATTATTTTTATTATGAAGGGAATAAAATGGTATTGCAACTAAATTAGATTGTTTGCTTTTTCACGTTAACGCGCTTGTTTCAAGGGATTGCTCAAAAACAAATGATTTAGACAGGATTGAATTTTCTGAATTCATTTGCATTAAAAATTTATCAACTTGGTTATTTATTTATTTTATTTTCCGTGTTATATTAAGAACAGTTAGAGAAGACGTTAAATGTTTTTGTGCGTTTTCTGAAAAAGGGACCATACATAATTTTAATACGCGCCTGAATGTTTGTTTTGACAGATAGCTCTGACTAACATTATATCTCTCGGGAGGGGTTTTAAGGTGAAAAAGCGTACATTTGCTTTCGCACTATCAATGATTATTGCTTCTGGCGTTATCCTAGGTGCTTGTGGTTCAGGCAGCGACGATAAAAAAAGTGGCGATGATAAGAGCAGTAAAGATTTTACAGTAGCAATGGTTACAGATACTGGTGGCGTTGATGACCGTTCGTTTAACCAATCAGCATGGGAAGGCTTACAAAAATTTGGTAAAGCTAACGACATGAAAAAAGGTACAGATGGTTATAACTACTTGCAATCAGCTTCTGAAGCAGACTACAAAACAAACTTAAACACTGCTGTTCGTAGCGATTATGATTTAATTTATGGAATTGGTTACAAACTGAAAGATGCAATTGAAGAAGTTTCTAAACAAAAACCTAAAAATCAATTCGCTATTGTTGATGACACAATTGATGACCGTGATAATGTAGTAAGTATTGGATTTAAAGATAACGATGGTTCTTACCTAGTTGGTGTTGTAGCCGGCTTAACAACAAAAACAAACAAAGTTGGATTTGTTGGTGGAGTAAAAGGAACAGTTATCGACCGTTTTGAAGCTGGTTTTACTGCTGGCGTAAAAGCTGTTAATCCTAAAGCACAAATTGATGTTCAATATGCAAACGATTTCGCTAAAGCAGACAAAGGACAACAAATCGCTTCTTCCATGTATTCTAGTGGAGTAGATGTAATTTTCCATGCTGCTGGTGGTACTGGTAACGGTGTCTTTGCAGAAGCTAAAAACTTGAAGAAAAAAGATCCTAGCCGTGCTGTTTGGGTAATCGGTGTTGACCGTGACCAATGGGACGAAGGAAAAGTTACAGCAAACGATGGCAAAGATTACAATGTAACTCTTACATCTGAAATCAAACGTGTTGATATTGCTGTAGAAGACCTTGCTACTCGTGCAAAAGCTGGAGATTTCCCTGGTGGAACAAAAATT comes from the Listeria welshimeri serovar 6b str. SLCC5334 genome and includes:
- a CDS encoding BMP family lipoprotein, whose product is MKKRTFAFALSMIIASGVILGACGSGSDDKKSGDDKSSKDFTVAMVTDTGGVDDRSFNQSAWEGLQKFGKANDMKKGTDGYNYLQSASEADYKTNLNTAVRSDYDLIYGIGYKLKDAIEEVSKQKPKNQFAIVDDTIDDRDNVVSIGFKDNDGSYLVGVVAGLTTKTNKVGFVGGVKGTVIDRFEAGFTAGVKAVNPKAQIDVQYANDFAKADKGQQIASSMYSSGVDVIFHAAGGTGNGVFAEAKNLKKKDPSRAVWVIGVDRDQWDEGKVTANDGKDYNVTLTSEIKRVDIAVEDLATRAKAGDFPGGTKIEYGLDKNAVGLSDHQDNISKDVLAKVEEYKQKIVDGDVKVPEKP
- a CDS encoding YitT family protein, translating into MSYVQINESFMEELALKKVKQERRKRLKWFVYKFLMITFGAILMGVGLELFLVNNRILDGGVVGISIIISQLTPLPLGVLTFVLNIPFFIIGYRKIGKVFALFTLYGIAVMSIVTLVLHDMKPVTDDLLLATVFGGMTLGLGVGLVIRNGGALDGTEIISIIINGRTPFSTGQIIMFINIVIFIVAGLVFNWDRAMYSLITYFLAYKVIDIVIQGVDESKSAFIISRYYEEIGAEIMEQLGKGVTYLDATGGYSGDVRKVVFVIVSRFEEVKVKAILDEIDPDAFLAVGGSMSEVRGGKLMNTKTPHL
- a CDS encoding rhodanese-related sulfurtransferase: MSDYQVLLYYKYTTIDDPETFAKEHLAACKEMELKGRILVASEGINGTVSGTVEATNKYMDYMANDARFADMVFKIDAADSHAFKKMHVRPRAEIVSLSLEEDVNPLEVTGTYLEPTEFREALLDEDTVILDARNDYEFDIGHFRGAVRPDIQNFRELPGWIEENRDQLADKKIVTYCTGGIRCEKFSGWLKTAGFEDVSQLHGGIATYGKNEETKGELWDGQMYVFDERIAVPINQVNPTIVGKDYFDGTPCERYINCANPYCNKQILASIENEEKYLRSCSHECRVHPANLYTKELSKEEFTERLQAISETSPEMVQ
- the fni gene encoding type 2 isopentenyl-diphosphate Delta-isomerase, whose translation is MQKNDDLLRERRKDEHVALGVKQNEQLAPSSLDDIQLIGTSIPRYNVKDIDLTTTIFGVNVSLPFYINAMTGGSRHTKKINADLAEIAREVAIPMAVGSQSAALKNSSLMDTYQIVREVNPSGIIMANVSPEVAVQDGLRAIEMLEANALQIHINPAQELVMQEGDRSFSHWLARIEEYVKRSPVPIIVKEVGFGMTRETVKTLREVGVETVDLAGKGGTNFAQIENDRRRDQAYDFLLDWGISTGQSLIDMQHIDAPKIAYLASGGIRNPLDIVKSLALGADSVGMAGQIIYSLKKDGVSNTIEKLELWKEQLRGLFVLADAKNIAELKETSLIVNGKLAEWGNVRGIDLVQLANRK
- a CDS encoding FtsK/SpoIIIE family DNA translocase, which codes for MATQKKKTTGRKKTSTRSKKKKSASFRIEITGIVLIAIGLIGILQLGFIGRGFFALAEMFVGLLSYVLLAGIVILGGYMVIRRKMPRLFSKRLVGIYLIVLGFLTYIHMYFIIHHLGANAPVVSSTWKLVLENLFRPNQVSFVGAGMIGAAITSVTYFLLDRLGTNIIAILLIIYGFSLVSGVSIRQFFSKITEFVRYLFSKGKAATEKGKEVKAKRDKKKAEKAVDVEPDEVIEVVQPLTSIKEEKTPPIISNFSSKVEQEKAPLEENVDVKEKELEMFQQESFENEIYQLPPVDILAPAKVTDQSKEYDQIKVNAKKLEDTFESFGVKAKITQVHLGPAVTKYEVQPSVGVKVSKIVSLSDDIALALAAKDIRIEAPIPGKSAIGIEVANQNVAMVSLREVLENNPKNNPDEKLQIALGRDISGEAMMANLDKMPHLLVAGATGSGKSVCINGIITSILLRAKPHEVKMMMIDPKMVELNVYNGIPHLLAPVVTNPKKAAQALQKVVAEMERRYDLFSHTGTRNMQGYNDYVKKQNELNEEKQPELPFIVVIVDELADLMMVASNDVEDAITRLAQMARAAGIHLIIATQRPSVDVITGVIKANIPSRIAFAVSSSIDSRTILDMGGAEKLLGRGDMLLLPVGSSKPTRIQGAFLSDAEVEDVVNYVISQQKAQYVEEMIPDDIPEVEGEVTDELYHEAVELVVEMQTASVSMLQRKFRIGYNRAARLIDEMEQRGVVGPHEGSKPRRVNVEITPDNE
- a CDS encoding DUF1033 family protein: MTKWNVYLTKGEYEPWWFFEEWETSIQADYFFAEKEAAFAKYQELAEELMQNYPNHQTKKDCLLAAWNEEEVEYCEDCEDDIQTFHGLILFLNGEVYQPTPEEKETIFKHVLTFS
- a CDS encoding acylphosphatase; translated protein: MARDTAILRVTGFVQGVGFRYTTKHVAYKYDVSGTVKNLDDGSVEIHAIAEEENLNKFIDAIKKGPSPGCRIEHVYIYKGAPVEDRKTFDIVY
- the proG gene encoding pyrroline-5-carboxylate reductase ProG → MTKIGFIGFGSMATLIASKMIETKTATPEEIILYSSSENKHFKAFYAKYPTTQLAANEAEVFTKAEHSFICKLPLAVLPLIQDCASVLTPERHVISIAAGVSTVDILDISPQLQVSKLIPSITTSVGVGTTLIAHADTVSRSNTNWLESAFEHFGHVMTIREENMDIASDLTSSSPGIIAAIFEQFVEATLRRSTLSDAEVFQMINFSLAGTSKLLVEADYTFNGLIERVATKGGITAEGVELSQRELPAFFDELLERTQGKYASSKKEIEAQKRDLLS